AATGGATGAAAGAAGTTTTTCCGATTTAGGCATGTTTACGGGAATTTTCGGTCCCCGCAGACGCCCCTGGGGCTGATAAGCAAACGGCCCTTCATAGGGGCGCACCCGTCCCAAGCCAGGAATTTCCTCCGGAATAAACCGGCCAGCTGCATTAATCATGTGCTTCTTCCTCCTTCCGCAAGCCCAGCGCCTTAGCATAGGCCAAAGTCCGCTCCGCCCGCAGCACTACCGGCGTATCAATCATTTTACCATTCAGCGAAATAACGCCGGAATTCTTGGCCAGCGCTTCTTGATAGGCCTCCAAGATACGTTCCGCCAAATCAATTTCTTTTTCCGCAGGCGCAAAGATTTGATAAATCAACTTAATCTGCCGGGGATTGACTACCGATTTGCCGTCAAAGCCCATTTCTTTAATTCGCGTCGTTTCCGCAATAAAGCCTTCTTCGTCGCGAATGTCCGAAAAGACGCTGTCGATGACCTGTACTCCTGCCGCCCGGGCCGCCAGCACAAGTTGGCCTCTAGCCACCGCCAACTCGCCGCCATGGCGGGTACGGGATGTTTTCAAGTCCGCCAGGAAATCCTCGCCGCCAATGGCCAAGGCTTCCATACGCGAACTAGCCGTAGCAATTTCATAGGCTTGGCGCAGGCCTTTCGCTGTTTCAATGGCAGCCATCATACGAATCGAACCAGGCTCAAAACCGTTGGCTTCTTCCGCCGCCGTAATAATCGCGTCGATCTCTTTAATTTCCTCCGCCGATTCCGCCTTGGGCAGACGAATCAAGTCCGGCTTCGCCGGCAGCACCCGCTGCAAATCCTTTCTGCCATAAGGCGTGCTAATATGATTGATGCGTACCCCTACTTCGCAAGGATAGGAAATGGTTTTAATGGCTTGATATACTAAGTCCCGCGCGGCATCTTTTTCGCTGATAGCCACCGAGTCCTCCAAGTCCAAAATAAGAGTATCAGCCTGGTAAATGCCTGCATTTTGCAGCATCCCTGGATTATTTCCGGGCACAAACATCATGGCCCGACGCAAACGTTCCATTAAGTGGTCCCTCCTTTTTCTCCTCGGCTTACTCTTCGCCACAACTGCGCCGCAGCGCCGTAGTCAGCCGAGCCCGCAAGGTACATTCCAGCGCGCCCCGATCGTTCACCAAAAGCTTAACATCCGTCAGTTTCGCTTCTTGAAGCATCTCCAGCATCAAGGCGCGAATTTGTTCGCCATACTGCTTCATGACCACGCTGGTCAGCTCCATTTCTACGCCGCTGCCTGCAGGCAATGGCGATACCGTAATCATCACATCGCTGGACTCCAGCGTCCCTGCCTGAGCTGTTGTTTGCAAAACCATTTCGGTCCCTTCCCTTCTCTACTAACTTAAAAGCAATCCTGCCTGCTTTTTACCAGTAACCAAGCACTTTCCACCAAGCGCCGCCTACGCCCAACCAAATAACAATATGCATGAGTGAAACCAAAAAGCCCAGCTGCCACCATGTCTTTTGGTCCACATAGCCAGCGCCGAAATATACCGGAGCCGGTCCCGTGCCAAAATGGGTCAGACAACCGCAAATGTTGGAAGCAATCGCCACGACAAAAGCGGAAATAAACGGCGGCGCGCCAGCAGCAACGCCCAGCGTAATCAGAGCGCCGTACATGGCGGTAACATGCGCCGACATGCTGGCAAAAAAGTAATGGCTGTACAAATAAATCACAAAGGACAACACCACCGCTGTCAGCATCCCTACGCCAACCATCTGATTCTCCAAAATTTTAGCAAACCACGAAATGAAGCCCAGCTTGTTCAGATAATCCGATAAGGCAATAACGCTGCCTACCCATACCAAGGTATCCCATGCCCTTGTTTCCTTGATAACATGGTTCCAAGTCAATACATTGGTAGCCAACAAAATACACAAGCCCATAAACGCAATCAGCGTGCCGTCCAGCTTCGTGTACTGCGCTGTAGCCCACAAGCCAATGAGCATCACAAAGACGACCAGCATGATTTTTTCCGCCCGAGACATCGGCCCCATTTCTTTCAGCACGTTATCCGCCATGTCGCGAGCTTCAGGAGTTTTCTTGATTTCCGGCGGATACACCTTGAACAGCACATACGGAATGGCAACGAGCGCCACTATGCCAGGCACTGAGGCGGCCACAAACCAATCCATCCAAGTAATATCTACATCCAAAATCTTCTTCGCCATCGCCGCCGCTACTGGGTTGCCCACCATGGCAGTCATAAACATCGCGGAAACCACTAAGTCAATATGAAATACCGAAGTTACCAAAAACGCGCCGATTCTCCGCGCTGTTTCGCCAGGATGCGATTCAAAGGCTTCGCACAAGCTGGCTACAATCGGAAATACCAGACCGCCGGCACGCGCCGAGTTGGACGGAATCGCCGGTCCAATAATAATGTCGCTGATAGCCAGCGAGTACACCAGCTTCAAGCTGCTGTTACCGAAAGAGCGCATCACCAAATACGCAATCCGCTTGCCGAGGCCGGTGATAATGAACGCCCTCGCTAAAATGAAAGCCGACACAATCAACCACACTGTGCCGCCGCTGAACGCCCCCAGAACCTGAGAGAATTTCAGCGTTCCCGTC
The nucleotide sequence above comes from uncultured Anaeromusa sp.. Encoded proteins:
- a CDS encoding aldolase/citrate lyase family protein translates to MERLRRAMMFVPGNNPGMLQNAGIYQADTLILDLEDSVAISEKDAARDLVYQAIKTISYPCEVGVRINHISTPYGRKDLQRVLPAKPDLIRLPKAESAEEIKEIDAIITAAEEANGFEPGSIRMMAAIETAKGLRQAYEIATASSRMEALAIGGEDFLADLKTSRTRHGGELAVARGQLVLAARAAGVQVIDSVFSDIRDEEGFIAETTRIKEMGFDGKSVVNPRQIKLIYQIFAPAEKEIDLAERILEAYQEALAKNSGVISLNGKMIDTPVVLRAERTLAYAKALGLRKEEEAHD
- the citD gene encoding citrate lyase acyl carrier protein; its protein translation is MVLQTTAQAGTLESSDVMITVSPLPAGSGVEMELTSVVMKQYGEQIRALMLEMLQEAKLTDVKLLVNDRGALECTLRARLTTALRRSCGEE
- a CDS encoding DASS family sodium-coupled anion symporter, which translates into the protein MVSSILTVGIVVALWLIPTPDGLSLQAWHLFAIFMGTVTGFILQPIAAGSVALIAMVLAALTGTLKFSQVLGAFSGGTVWLIVSAFILARAFIITGLGKRIAYLVMRSFGNSSLKLVYSLAISDIIIGPAIPSNSARAGGLVFPIVASLCEAFESHPGETARRIGAFLVTSVFHIDLVVSAMFMTAMVGNPVAAAMAKKILDVDITWMDWFVAASVPGIVALVAIPYVLFKVYPPEIKKTPEARDMADNVLKEMGPMSRAEKIMLVVFVMLIGLWATAQYTKLDGTLIAFMGLCILLATNVLTWNHVIKETRAWDTLVWVGSVIALSDYLNKLGFISWFAKILENQMVGVGMLTAVVLSFVIYLYSHYFFASMSAHVTAMYGALITLGVAAGAPPFISAFVVAIASNICGCLTHFGTGPAPVYFGAGYVDQKTWWQLGFLVSLMHIVIWLGVGGAWWKVLGYW